Proteins co-encoded in one Arthrobacter globiformis genomic window:
- the modA gene encoding molybdate ABC transporter substrate-binding protein has product MSITSVRISALLAAGVLAAGLSGCAASNTAASSSTAAGTSGAQKLSGTVTVFAAASLKASFTKIASEFEAANPGTKVTLNFAGSSDLVTQITQGAPADVFASADTKNMAKLSDAKLIDGTASNFATNVLEIAVPQANPASISSFADLAKPGVKVVVCAPQVPCGSATETVEKATGTTLKPVSEESSVTDVLGKVTSGEADAGLVYVTDVRNAGGKVKGITFSESDHAVNTCPIATVGSSKNKELAEAFIAMVTGSEGRKVLSDAGFGTP; this is encoded by the coding sequence ATGAGCATCACCAGCGTGCGCATCAGCGCCCTGCTGGCTGCCGGCGTCCTTGCCGCCGGGCTGTCCGGCTGCGCTGCTTCCAATACCGCGGCCAGCAGCTCGACGGCGGCCGGCACCAGCGGCGCCCAGAAGCTGTCCGGCACCGTAACCGTGTTTGCCGCCGCGTCGCTGAAGGCGAGCTTCACCAAAATCGCCTCCGAATTCGAAGCCGCGAACCCGGGCACAAAGGTCACGCTCAACTTTGCCGGGTCCTCGGACCTGGTCACCCAGATCACCCAGGGTGCTCCGGCGGACGTGTTCGCTTCCGCCGACACCAAGAACATGGCCAAGCTCTCCGATGCCAAGCTCATCGACGGAACGGCGAGCAACTTCGCCACCAACGTCCTGGAGATCGCGGTTCCGCAGGCCAACCCGGCGTCGATCAGTTCCTTCGCCGACCTGGCGAAGCCGGGCGTCAAGGTGGTGGTCTGCGCGCCGCAGGTGCCCTGCGGCTCCGCCACGGAGACGGTGGAAAAGGCCACCGGAACCACCCTGAAACCCGTCAGCGAGGAATCATCCGTCACCGATGTCCTGGGCAAGGTCACCTCCGGGGAAGCCGACGCCGGCCTGGTCTACGTCACCGACGTCAGGAACGCAGGCGGCAAGGTCAAGGGCATCACGTTCAGCGAGTCGGACCATGCCGTGAACACCTGCCCGATCGCCACTGTGGGCAGCAGCAAGAACAAGGAACTGGCCGAGGCCTTCATCGCCATGGTCACGGGCAGCGAAGGCAGGAAGGTCCTCAGTGACGCCGGTTTCGGCACCCCGTAG
- a CDS encoding ABC transporter permease translates to MTPVSAPRSKAWTVRKTNRRDTGYTGVPPWVFALAAAGALFVLLPLAAMVAKVNWGQFIPLITSESSLTALGLSLRTSAASTLLCIVLGVPLALVLARARFPGQRLLRAFVLLPLVLPPVVGGIALLYTFGRQGLLGRSLELAGIQIAFSTTAVVLAQTFVALPFLVVSLEGALRTAGTKYEAVAATLGARPTTVLRRVSIPLVLPGLASGAVLSFARCLGEFGATLTFAGSLQGVTRTLPLEIYLQRETDADAAVALSLVLVAVAVAVVGLSYRRPRALAAEAGPTA, encoded by the coding sequence GTGACGCCGGTTTCGGCACCCCGTAGCAAGGCTTGGACGGTCCGCAAAACAAACAGGCGGGACACCGGATACACCGGTGTCCCGCCGTGGGTGTTCGCCCTCGCGGCGGCAGGGGCTCTGTTTGTCCTGCTGCCGCTGGCCGCCATGGTGGCCAAGGTGAACTGGGGGCAGTTCATCCCGCTCATCACCTCGGAGTCCTCCCTCACCGCGCTAGGCCTGAGCCTGCGGACCTCGGCCGCCAGTACCCTGCTGTGCATCGTGCTGGGCGTGCCCCTGGCACTCGTCCTGGCCCGGGCCAGGTTCCCGGGCCAGCGGCTGCTGCGGGCCTTCGTGCTTCTCCCCCTGGTCCTGCCGCCCGTCGTCGGCGGCATCGCCCTGCTCTACACGTTCGGCCGGCAGGGCCTGCTCGGGCGGAGCCTGGAGCTGGCGGGGATCCAGATCGCCTTCTCCACTACCGCCGTCGTTCTCGCGCAGACATTCGTGGCGCTGCCGTTCCTGGTGGTCAGCCTGGAGGGGGCACTCAGGACGGCCGGAACCAAGTACGAAGCCGTCGCGGCGACCCTTGGCGCGCGCCCCACCACGGTACTGCGCCGCGTCAGTATCCCGCTGGTGCTTCCGGGACTGGCTTCCGGCGCCGTGCTGTCCTTCGCGCGCTGCCTTGGGGAGTTCGGCGCCACCCTGACCTTCGCCGGCAGCCTGCAGGGGGTCACACGCACCCTGCCCCTGGAGATCTACCTGCAGCGGGAAACCGACGCCGATGCCGCCGTCGCGCTCTCACTGGTGCTGGTCGCGGTGGCCGTTGCCGTCGTCGGACTTTCCTACCGGCGTCCCCGGGCGCTGGCGGCAGAGGCAGGACCAACAGCATGA
- the arfA gene encoding arabinosylfuranosidase ArfA: MSRARITLDRDFTIGEVPRRLFGSFVEHMGRCVYTGIYEPGHPEADENGFRQDVLKLVKELGATVIRYPGGNFVSGYNWEDGIGPRENRPRRLDGAWHTLETNAFGLHEFVDWSRQAGTEIMEAINLGTRGVDAAREIVEYANHPGGTYLSDLRAKNGHKDPFNIKLWCLGNEMDGPWQIGHKTAEEYGRLAQEAAKAMRFVDPDIELVACGSSNSGMPTFGAWEQTVLAHAYEEVDYVSLHAYYQEHDGDVGSFLASAVDTDYFIESVIATADAVRAKGKHKKHINLSFDEWNVWYQRGLDTEDQPHNVSKAGWREHPRVIEDKYNVTDAVVVGTLLNSLLRHGDRVKIANQAQLVNVIAPIFSEENGPAWRQTIFHPFARMAELATGQILRLSVDSDKYGNARFGDTDLVDVSATWNEETGRVALFFANRGLEEAAEVEVALRGFDARQVLRAEVLEIPEGGDRFTINTQGIPDRVGLKPLDGAKASGSELRLTLPALSWAVVELDVVKN, from the coding sequence ATGTCCCGCGCAAGGATCACCCTCGACCGCGACTTCACCATCGGGGAAGTACCCCGCCGCCTTTTCGGCTCCTTCGTTGAGCACATGGGCCGCTGCGTCTACACCGGCATCTACGAGCCCGGCCACCCGGAGGCCGACGAAAACGGCTTCCGGCAGGACGTACTCAAGCTCGTCAAGGAGCTCGGCGCCACCGTCATCCGCTACCCCGGCGGCAACTTCGTCTCCGGCTACAACTGGGAAGACGGCATCGGCCCCCGGGAAAACCGCCCCCGCCGGCTCGACGGCGCCTGGCACACCCTCGAGACCAACGCCTTCGGCCTGCACGAGTTCGTGGACTGGTCCCGGCAGGCGGGCACCGAAATCATGGAAGCCATCAACCTGGGCACCAGGGGAGTGGACGCGGCCCGCGAAATCGTGGAGTACGCCAACCACCCGGGCGGCACCTACCTGTCCGACCTGCGCGCCAAGAACGGGCACAAGGACCCGTTCAACATCAAGCTGTGGTGCCTCGGCAACGAGATGGACGGGCCCTGGCAGATCGGCCACAAGACCGCCGAAGAATACGGCCGGCTGGCCCAGGAAGCCGCAAAGGCAATGCGGTTCGTGGACCCGGACATCGAACTGGTGGCCTGCGGCAGCTCCAACTCTGGCATGCCGACGTTCGGCGCCTGGGAGCAGACCGTGCTGGCCCACGCCTACGAGGAGGTGGACTACGTCTCGCTGCACGCCTACTACCAGGAGCACGACGGCGACGTCGGCAGCTTCCTCGCCAGCGCCGTCGACACCGACTACTTCATCGAATCGGTGATTGCCACCGCAGACGCCGTCCGCGCAAAAGGCAAGCACAAGAAGCACATCAACCTGTCCTTCGACGAGTGGAACGTCTGGTACCAGAGGGGCCTCGACACCGAGGACCAGCCGCACAACGTCTCCAAGGCGGGCTGGCGCGAGCACCCCCGGGTCATTGAGGACAAGTACAACGTGACGGACGCCGTCGTCGTCGGCACCCTGCTCAACTCGCTGCTCCGGCACGGCGACCGGGTCAAGATCGCCAACCAGGCGCAGCTGGTCAACGTGATTGCGCCGATCTTCAGCGAGGAGAACGGCCCGGCCTGGCGCCAGACCATCTTCCACCCCTTCGCCCGGATGGCCGAGCTCGCGACGGGCCAGATCCTGCGCCTGTCCGTCGACTCTGACAAGTACGGGAATGCCCGGTTCGGTGACACCGACCTCGTCGACGTCAGCGCGACCTGGAACGAGGAAACCGGCAGGGTGGCGCTGTTCTTCGCGAACCGCGGCCTGGAGGAAGCAGCCGAAGTCGAGGTGGCCCTGCGTGGCTTCGATGCCCGCCAGGTGCTCCGTGCCGAGGTCCTGGAAATCCCGGAGGGCGGGGACCGTTTCACGATCAACACCCAGGGCATCCCGGACCGCGTGGGCCTGAAGCCGCTCGACGGGGCGAAGGCAAGCGGCTCCGAGCTCCGGCTGACCCTCCCGGCGCTGTCCTGGGCCGTCGTCGAGCTGGACGTGGTCAAGAACTAA
- a CDS encoding carbohydrate ABC transporter permease — MATQTLTRPAARSVSATQLRQPRKKMTAGRAAVLAVAAILAVLWLVPFAWATVTAFKSETDAAAPKVSWIPPSGFTADAFVKVFQDGNIPLWTWNSLYTSAAITVITLAISALVAYALSRIDFRGKKVLMTVIIASIIIPPPVLIIPLFYQMVALHMIDTSWAIILPQVIHPAMVFVLKKFFDQIPRELEEAAVMDGASRMRIFTQIILPLSRPILAAVAIFVFISAWNNFLWPFISTNDGSILTLPVGLQTIKSAYGIQYAQNMASALLAALPLILVFLFFQRQIIKGVATTGLAGT, encoded by the coding sequence ATGGCAACCCAGACCCTCACCCGACCCGCCGCCCGCAGCGTGTCCGCCACACAACTCCGCCAGCCCCGCAAGAAGATGACAGCGGGCAGGGCCGCCGTCCTGGCGGTCGCCGCAATCCTGGCCGTCCTCTGGCTTGTTCCCTTCGCCTGGGCAACCGTCACCGCCTTCAAGAGCGAAACGGACGCCGCGGCGCCGAAAGTAAGCTGGATCCCGCCGTCGGGCTTTACGGCCGACGCGTTCGTCAAGGTGTTCCAGGACGGGAACATCCCGCTGTGGACGTGGAACTCCCTCTACACCTCCGCCGCCATCACCGTGATCACGCTGGCCATCTCCGCACTGGTGGCCTATGCCCTGTCCCGCATCGACTTCCGCGGCAAGAAGGTGCTGATGACCGTGATCATCGCCTCCATCATCATCCCGCCGCCGGTGCTGATCATCCCGCTGTTCTACCAGATGGTGGCGCTGCACATGATCGACACGTCGTGGGCCATCATCCTGCCGCAGGTCATCCACCCCGCCATGGTGTTCGTGCTCAAGAAGTTCTTCGACCAGATCCCGCGTGAGCTCGAGGAGGCCGCAGTGATGGACGGCGCCAGCCGGATGCGGATCTTCACTCAGATCATCCTGCCGCTCTCACGCCCCATCCTGGCCGCCGTGGCGATCTTCGTCTTCATCAGCGCCTGGAACAACTTCCTCTGGCCCTTCATCTCCACCAACGACGGGTCAATCCTGACCCTGCCGGTGGGGCTGCAGACCATCAAGAGCGCCTACGGCATCCAGTACGCACAGAACATGGCATCCGCGCTGCTCGCGGCGCTGCCGCTCATCCTGGTCTTCCTGTTCTTCCAGCGCCAGATCATCAAGGGCGTTGCGACGACGGGACTCGCCGGCACCTGA
- a CDS encoding aspartate transaminase codes for MSEFEPASRVSRIKSSASVAAAARVRELKAEGRRILDLTVGEPDFDTPEHIKAAAVEAISKGETKYTSVTGTPALQKAILQTKELRSGIHYTPAEITIGGGAKQVIFTAFMASLDAGDEVVVPAPYWVSYPDMVLANEGTPVVVTCGEESGFKLTPEALAGALNERTKWVILNTPSNPTGAVYSRAELRALADVLANFPNVYVLTDEIYDQIYFGSGRISSLVEVAPELKDRVLAVNGVSKAYAMTGWRLGYAAGPAPLIAAINKLQSQISSCPSSVSQAASAAALTGEQTFVRESVEVYRSRRNAAVAALNAVDGLSCATPEGAFYAYVNCGGAIGKTTPEGKVIANDEDFTLYLLEAASVAVIQGSAYGLGPYFRISYATSLDVIEESIAAIDKAFRALS; via the coding sequence ATGTCTGAATTTGAACCTGCATCGCGAGTGTCCCGCATCAAGTCTTCTGCCAGCGTGGCCGCAGCGGCCCGCGTGCGTGAGCTGAAGGCAGAAGGGCGCCGGATCCTGGACCTGACAGTCGGTGAACCGGACTTCGATACCCCTGAGCACATCAAGGCGGCAGCGGTTGAGGCGATCAGCAAGGGCGAGACGAAGTACACCTCGGTCACCGGCACGCCGGCACTGCAGAAGGCGATCCTCCAGACCAAAGAGCTGCGCAGCGGCATCCACTACACCCCGGCTGAGATCACCATCGGCGGTGGCGCCAAGCAGGTGATCTTCACGGCGTTCATGGCTTCGCTGGACGCCGGCGACGAGGTTGTGGTGCCCGCCCCGTACTGGGTTTCCTACCCGGACATGGTGCTCGCGAACGAGGGCACCCCGGTGGTTGTCACCTGCGGCGAGGAGTCCGGCTTCAAGCTGACCCCCGAAGCCCTGGCCGGGGCGCTGAATGAGCGGACCAAATGGGTCATCCTGAACACCCCGTCAAACCCGACGGGCGCCGTGTACTCCCGGGCGGAACTACGGGCCCTGGCGGATGTCTTGGCGAACTTCCCGAACGTCTACGTCCTGACGGACGAGATCTACGACCAGATCTACTTCGGTTCCGGCCGGATTTCGAGCCTGGTGGAGGTTGCTCCGGAGCTGAAGGACCGCGTTCTCGCCGTCAACGGCGTTTCGAAGGCGTACGCCATGACCGGCTGGCGGCTGGGTTACGCCGCCGGTCCGGCGCCACTGATCGCAGCGATCAACAAGCTCCAGTCGCAGATCTCCTCCTGCCCGTCCTCCGTGAGCCAGGCCGCCAGCGCCGCCGCGCTCACAGGCGAGCAGACCTTCGTGCGGGAGAGTGTGGAGGTCTACCGCAGCCGCCGCAACGCAGCGGTAGCCGCGCTGAACGCCGTCGACGGTCTTTCATGCGCGACGCCGGAAGGCGCCTTTTACGCGTACGTCAACTGCGGCGGCGCCATCGGCAAGACCACCCCGGAGGGGAAGGTCATCGCCAATGACGAGGACTTCACGCTCTACCTTCTTGAGGCAGCCTCAGTCGCCGTCATCCAGGGATCGGCCTACGGACTGGGCCCGTACTTCCGCATCTCCTACGCCACCAGCCTCGACGTCATTGAAGAGTCCATAGCCGCCATCGACAAGGCCTTCCGGGCCCTCAGCTAA
- a CDS encoding carbohydrate ABC transporter permease has protein sequence MSSLATSQDAEREASSLPSQPRRSPSRNNASGSETSSPRRTRDNLNGWGFAAPFLAFFLVFLVWPLLYGLYMSLTGKSLTGANDSLIGLANYAEALADADMWHSLGNTLYFTVISTVPLVLVALVMAALVNVGLPAQWLWRLSYFAPYLLASTVVSLFFSWMYNPQLGLINDSLAKIGLPKVAWLNDPNVAMWAIVIATLWWTVGFNFLLYLAAMQNIPAQHYEAASLDGAGAWRQFFAITLPQLTPTTVMIVLLQVLASLKIFDQVYQMTAGGPSGSTRPVVEYIFETGFTGYRLGYSAAISYIFFGLIVAVSVMQFFITRRRSA, from the coding sequence ATGAGTTCCTTAGCAACATCCCAAGACGCCGAGCGTGAGGCGTCGTCCCTACCTAGCCAGCCACGCAGAAGCCCGTCCCGTAACAACGCGTCCGGTTCAGAAACCTCCAGTCCCCGCCGGACCCGGGACAACCTCAACGGCTGGGGCTTTGCCGCCCCGTTCCTGGCGTTCTTCCTGGTGTTCCTCGTCTGGCCGCTTCTGTACGGCCTGTACATGAGCCTCACCGGCAAGTCCCTCACCGGCGCCAACGACAGCCTGATCGGCCTGGCCAACTACGCCGAAGCCCTGGCCGACGCCGACATGTGGCATTCCCTCGGCAACACGCTTTACTTCACGGTGATCAGCACGGTCCCCCTGGTGCTCGTTGCCCTCGTCATGGCCGCACTGGTGAACGTCGGGCTGCCGGCGCAGTGGCTGTGGCGGCTCTCCTACTTTGCCCCTTACCTGCTTGCCTCCACTGTGGTCTCCCTCTTCTTCTCCTGGATGTACAACCCGCAACTGGGCCTCATCAACGACTCCCTGGCGAAAATCGGGCTGCCCAAGGTGGCCTGGCTGAACGACCCGAATGTGGCGATGTGGGCCATCGTCATCGCCACCCTCTGGTGGACGGTGGGCTTCAATTTCCTGCTCTACCTGGCGGCCATGCAGAACATTCCCGCGCAGCACTACGAGGCCGCGTCGCTGGACGGGGCCGGTGCCTGGCGGCAGTTCTTCGCCATCACCCTGCCGCAGCTCACCCCGACCACCGTGATGATCGTGCTCCTGCAGGTCCTGGCCTCGCTGAAAATCTTCGACCAGGTGTACCAGATGACGGCTGGCGGCCCGTCGGGTTCCACCCGGCCCGTGGTGGAGTACATCTTCGAAACCGGCTTCACCGGCTACCGGCTGGGCTACTCCGCAGCCATCTCCTACATCTTCTTCGGGCTGATCGTGGCCGTCTCGGTCATGCAGTTCTTCATCACTCGCCGCAGGAGTGCATAA
- a CDS encoding flavin reductase family protein, producing MTELSDLSPRRIRNVLGHFATGLTVITAATENGPAGFTCQSFASLSLEPALVTFSPARTSSTWPQLRQAGRFTVNILPADHQHLAAQFARSGADKFAGVDHSPSPLGNPVLDGALAWVDCELHQEYDGGDHTIVVAAVHALSARSDVDPLLFFKGDYVSVQPRAKILEGVA from the coding sequence ATGACGGAACTCTCAGACCTCAGCCCGCGCCGGATCCGCAACGTGCTGGGCCACTTCGCAACGGGCCTGACCGTGATCACCGCGGCCACCGAGAACGGCCCTGCCGGGTTCACGTGCCAGTCCTTTGCATCCCTCTCGCTGGAACCGGCGCTGGTGACCTTCAGCCCGGCGCGGACCTCCAGCACCTGGCCGCAGCTGCGCCAGGCGGGCCGCTTCACCGTCAACATCCTCCCCGCTGACCACCAGCACCTCGCGGCCCAGTTCGCCCGGTCCGGAGCGGACAAGTTCGCCGGCGTTGACCACTCGCCGTCGCCTCTCGGCAACCCTGTCCTCGACGGCGCCCTGGCCTGGGTGGACTGCGAGCTGCACCAGGAGTATGACGGCGGCGACCACACCATTGTGGTGGCCGCGGTCCACGCGCTGAGCGCCCGTTCCGACGTCGATCCCCTCCTCTTCTTCAAGGGCGACTACGTCTCCGTGCAGCCACGGGCCAAGATCCTGGAGGGCGTCGCATGA
- a CDS encoding sulfate/molybdate ABC transporter ATP-binding protein — translation MTFTLNAALHARNFDVGLTLGRAETVAVLGPNGAGKSTLLGIIAGLLRPDCGHAVLGEQTLFNLDGGNSHFLPPHARGTALLAQEPLLFPHMSVLENVAFGPRAAGANRASAMQTARHWLAEVEAAEFADRRPGHLSGGQAQRVAIARALATDPELLLLDEPMAALDIHAAPMLRRLLKRVLANRRAIIITHDVLDALMLADRAIVVEGGRITEEGPTRGVLEKPRSKFAAGLAGMNLLPGTITGHGLSSDGGLDITAHPEDGAVPGQDGVAVFSPTAVSVFLGAEHGSPRNSFAVTITDLEPHGDQIRVHAGGLSADITPAASADLGLTPGMTVYFVIKATAIAVYPA, via the coding sequence ATGACCTTCACACTCAACGCTGCGCTGCACGCGCGCAACTTCGACGTCGGGCTCACGCTCGGGCGCGCTGAAACCGTCGCCGTGCTGGGGCCCAACGGAGCCGGCAAGTCGACGCTGCTGGGGATCATCGCCGGGCTCCTCCGCCCGGACTGCGGGCACGCAGTGCTCGGAGAGCAGACGCTGTTCAACCTCGACGGCGGGAACAGCCACTTTCTGCCGCCGCACGCCCGGGGAACGGCACTGCTCGCGCAGGAGCCGCTGCTGTTTCCGCACATGAGCGTGCTGGAGAACGTCGCCTTCGGACCGCGGGCGGCCGGCGCGAACCGGGCCAGTGCGATGCAGACGGCGCGGCACTGGCTGGCTGAAGTGGAGGCCGCGGAGTTCGCGGACCGGCGCCCCGGCCACCTCTCGGGCGGACAGGCACAGCGCGTCGCCATCGCCCGCGCGCTGGCCACGGACCCCGAGCTGCTGCTCCTCGACGAACCCATGGCTGCCCTCGACATCCATGCGGCCCCCATGCTGCGCAGGCTCCTCAAACGCGTCCTCGCCAACCGCCGGGCCATCATCATCACACACGACGTCCTGGACGCCCTCATGCTTGCCGATCGGGCCATCGTCGTCGAAGGAGGGCGGATCACCGAGGAAGGACCCACCCGCGGCGTCCTGGAAAAACCGCGCAGCAAGTTCGCTGCCGGTTTGGCGGGCATGAACCTCCTCCCCGGAACCATCACAGGCCACGGGCTCTCGTCCGACGGCGGACTGGACATCACCGCGCACCCCGAGGACGGTGCCGTCCCCGGCCAGGACGGCGTCGCCGTCTTTTCGCCGACGGCGGTCTCGGTCTTCCTGGGCGCTGAACACGGCAGCCCGCGGAACTCGTTCGCCGTCACCATCACAGACCTGGAACCCCACGGCGACCAGATCCGCGTCCACGCCGGCGGACTGTCCGCGGACATCACCCCGGCAGCCTCGGCAGACCTCGGACTCACACCCGGGATGACCGTCTACTTCGTCATCAAAGCCACCGCCATCGCCGTCTATCCCGCGTAG
- a CDS encoding TOBE domain-containing protein, whose amino-acid sequence MPKIRISEAARFLGVSDDTVRRWTENGTLTPVKDASGRLAVEGLELAHLAREQAQLPEDPTRVGSSARNRFVGLVTGITADKVMAQVELQCGPFRVVSLMSSEAVRELGLELGSVATAVVKATTVIIETPQGKSII is encoded by the coding sequence ATGCCGAAAATCCGCATCTCCGAAGCAGCGCGCTTCCTGGGCGTCAGCGACGACACCGTCCGCCGCTGGACCGAGAACGGGACCCTGACCCCGGTGAAGGACGCCTCCGGCCGGCTGGCCGTCGAGGGACTTGAACTCGCGCATCTCGCCCGCGAGCAGGCGCAGCTGCCCGAGGACCCCACCCGCGTGGGCAGCTCTGCACGCAACCGGTTCGTTGGCCTGGTCACGGGCATCACTGCGGACAAGGTCATGGCCCAGGTGGAGCTGCAGTGCGGCCCGTTCCGCGTCGTCTCCCTGATGAGCAGCGAAGCCGTCAGGGAGCTCGGCCTTGAACTCGGCTCCGTGGCCACCGCCGTCGTCAAAGCCACCACGGTCATCATCGAGACACCCCAGGGAAAGAGCATCATATGA